A DNA window from Streptomyces sp. CA-278952 contains the following coding sequences:
- a CDS encoding ATP-binding protein — protein sequence MVGMTGKRTTTAEKAEQVERAGAREAVRPVPRGFGLTANGYGSLSRQFPSTPRGARLARRSVVRQLGHWGFGPMTDATCSVALVVAELAANAVCHGRLRGRNFHVRVDYEGPASRFRIEVSDAVLGRTPEDPKLPPDDQESGRGLFLVECLASRWGWEPRNPIGKTVWAEVAAVRPDGEG from the coding sequence ATGGTCGGCATGACCGGCAAGAGGACGACCACGGCGGAGAAGGCGGAGCAGGTGGAGAGGGCCGGTGCGCGAGAAGCGGTCCGGCCCGTTCCGCGCGGCTTCGGCCTGACCGCCAACGGCTACGGCTCGCTGTCCCGGCAGTTCCCTTCCACACCCCGAGGTGCGCGGCTCGCCCGCCGTTCCGTCGTGCGGCAGTTGGGCCACTGGGGGTTCGGGCCGATGACGGACGCGACGTGCTCGGTGGCCCTGGTGGTCGCGGAGCTGGCCGCCAACGCGGTGTGCCACGGGCGGCTCCGGGGGCGGAACTTCCATGTGCGGGTGGACTATGAAGGTCCCGCGAGCCGCTTCCGTATCGAGGTCTCGGACGCCGTCCTCGGCCGGACGCCCGAGGACCCGAAGCTGCCGCCGGACGATCAGGAGTCGGGGCGCGGCCTGTTCCTGGTGGAGTGCCTGGCGTCGCGGTGGGGGTGGGAGCCCCGGAACCCGATCGGGAAGACGGTGTGGGCGGAGGTGGCAGCTGTCCGGCCGGACGGCGAGGGCTAG